A region of the Desulfobacter postgatei 2ac9 genome:
CCTTTGGCCGGTATGTCGGTAACACCCCGTTCCGTGAGGAATTGTTCAAACTGTTCATCGTCCATCGCCAACTGGTCCTGTACCCGTAACGCTTCTTGCATATGTTCATCACGCCCCATTTTTTCAATGAGCTTTTCAATCAGTGCCGGTATATTAAACGGGGCCGGATCAAAGGTCTCAAATTCGGTCAGGCCTTTGAAATAGTGTTCACATACGCCCGTTAAAAGCGATTCAAACAGATCCGGGCAAAAAAGATCCCGGGTATCCACATGGGGTTGACTATTGTCTGTTCCCCTTCTGTGCGGGGCTTTGTTCCTGAAGCAGGAGCCTGCCACCAGAATAAAACTGAGCAGGTATTCCCCGGTATAATGTTCAAGATCCAATCGCTTTGTTTGGCAGGCAATATGTTCAAAATCCCGCAACCCGGATGCGGCAAAATTGGGGAACAGGCTGGAGTTCAGCCACTGGTCCAGGCGCCCGGCATGTTCCCACAAGTATCTGCCGTTGTCGTTTCTTCGATCCTGCTGAACCCGGTTATGGAACAAGGGGATCAACGCCGTATGGAAAAGCCCCTGGGATGAAAGTCTGCCCAGGGCAAGGGATGATTTGAAAAATGATCTTTGGATTTGTTCCCGGTCCGAACCTTCTAAATTGGGGTATTCATAATAACCCGGGCAGGGGATAAAGACGATGCAGGCAGATCCGTATCGTGTTCCCGGGCTTGCCTCAGGCAGTTCATCCGTGATGTTAAATAGATATCTGTCCCGGATGCAGACCGGTTTGGGAACAAGATTTTCAGCACCTGAAGGATTCTTGGAAAACCACTCCATCCAAACCGCTTCCCAGTGAATTTCATTGATATTGTCCAGGGTTGTGGCGAATTTGATTACGCCCATGATTTTTGTTTCTGTCCGGGCGATCAGGCTTCTGCCCTTCCAGGTCCATTGCATCTCTGTGGGCAATGCCATCCCTGGGGGTGTAAATTTTTCAACAAGGCTGGAAAATTGAATGTCCAACGGCGTGATGGTGTTTGGAAAAGATGGTGTATCCGGTGCCGGGCAATTATCCGCAAGCCTGCCAAGGGCCTGGCTTAGGGCACGAAGACGGTTTCCTGAACTTTTGACCAGAAGCATCGCAAGTTTTGGCACAAT
Encoded here:
- a CDS encoding SidJ-related pseudokinase, with the translated sequence MNHAPPSSARIREERLLINHCRDFSAAYMGIQYIGWQAVDYPHTITHQTLDALFSIFETAEFEKAKQAFFLYHEAACTLVEMGRTMENEIIRTIVPKLAMLLVKSSGNRLRALSQALGRLADNCPAPDTPSFPNTITPLDIQFSSLVEKFTPPGMALPTEMQWTWKGRSLIARTETKIMGVIKFATTLDNINEIHWEAVWMEWFSKNPSGAENLVPKPVCIRDRYLFNITDELPEASPGTRYGSACIVFIPCPGYYEYPNLEGSDREQIQRSFFKSSLALGRLSSQGLFHTALIPLFHNRVQQDRRNDNGRYLWEHAGRLDQWLNSSLFPNFAASGLRDFEHIACQTKRLDLEHYTGEYLLSFILVAGSCFRNKAPHRRGTDNSQPHVDTRDLFCPDLFESLLTGVCEHYFKGLTEFETFDPAPFNIPALIEKLIEKMGRDEHMQEALRVQDQLAMDDEQFEQFLTERGVTDIPAKGEKDIILITGPHLGEFNQPISIPELIEFLFKFSAFCVSSLFLKKHHCTRNLSPG